One segment of Synechococcus sp. HK05 DNA contains the following:
- the rpsG gene encoding 30S ribosomal protein S7 — protein MSRRNAAEKRPILPDPQFNSRLATMIVARLMKHGKKSTAQRILSDAFTLIGERTGADPLEVFETAVKNATPLVEVRARRVGGATYQVPMEVRQERGTAMALRWLVNFSRARNGRSMAQKLAGELMDAANEAGSAVRKREETHKMAEANKAFAHYRY, from the coding sequence ATGTCACGCCGCAACGCCGCCGAGAAGCGTCCGATCCTTCCGGATCCGCAGTTCAACAGCCGTCTGGCCACCATGATCGTGGCCCGTCTGATGAAGCACGGCAAGAAGTCAACCGCTCAGCGGATTCTTTCCGATGCCTTCACGCTGATCGGCGAGCGCACCGGCGCTGACCCCCTGGAAGTGTTCGAGACCGCCGTCAAGAACGCCACTCCCCTGGTGGAAGTGCGTGCCCGCCGCGTGGGTGGTGCCACTTACCAGGTGCCCATGGAAGTGCGTCAGGAGCGCGGCACCGCCATGGCTCTTCGCTGGCTGGTGAACTTCTCCCGTGCCCGCAATGGCCGCAGCATGGCTCAGAAGCTGGCTGGCGAACTGATGGATGCGGCCAACGAGGCCGGCAGCGCCGTTCGCAAGCGCGAAGAGACCCACAAGATGGCCGAAGCCAACAAGGCCTTCGCCCACTACCGCTACTGA
- the rpsL gene encoding 30S ribosomal protein S12, whose product MPTIQQLIRSERQRLTRKTKSPALRACPERRGVCTRVYTSTPKKPNSALRKVARVRLTSGFEVTAYIPGIGHNLQEHSVVMIRGGRVKDLPGVRYHIIRGTLDTAGVKDRRQSRSKYGAKTPKD is encoded by the coding sequence ATGCCCACGATTCAGCAGCTGATCCGCAGCGAGCGGCAGCGCCTTACCCGCAAGACCAAGTCGCCTGCCCTGCGCGCCTGCCCCGAGCGCCGTGGTGTGTGCACCCGCGTGTACACCTCCACCCCGAAGAAGCCGAACTCGGCACTGCGCAAAGTGGCTCGTGTGCGTCTCACCTCTGGTTTCGAGGTCACGGCCTACATCCCCGGCATCGGCCACAACCTTCAGGAGCACTCCGTGGTGATGATCCGCGGCGGTCGTGTGAAGGATCTGCCCGGTGTTCGCTACCACATCATTCGCGGCACCCTGGATACCGCTGGTGTGAAGGATCGCCGCCAGTCGCGCTCCAAGTACGGCGCCAAGACGCCCAAGGACTGA
- the rpsJ gene encoding 30S ribosomal protein S10 has translation MSTAIAQQKIRIRLKAFDRRMLDLSCEKIIETADHTAATAIGPIPLPTKRKIYCVLRSPHVDKDSREHFETRTHRRIIDIYSPSAKTIDALMKLDLPSGVDIEVKL, from the coding sequence ATGTCCACAGCTATCGCTCAGCAGAAGATCCGCATCCGCCTGAAGGCGTTTGATCGCCGCATGCTGGATCTCTCCTGCGAAAAAATCATCGAAACGGCCGATCACACCGCTGCAACTGCGATCGGTCCGATCCCCCTGCCCACCAAGCGCAAGATCTATTGCGTGCTGCGCTCGCCCCACGTGGACAAGGATTCCCGCGAGCACTTCGAGACCCGCACCCATCGCCGCATCATCGACATCTACAGCCCTTCGGCCAAGACCATCGATGCTCTGATGAAGCTGGACCTGCCCAGCGGCGTGGACATCGAGGTGAAGCTCTGA
- a CDS encoding ribonuclease HII, with the protein MNHRSDPLPQRIAGVDEVGRGCWFGPVFAGAVILPDSARSVLASAGLTDSKKLTARRRAQLVPLIQQQAESWALGQASAREVDQVGIRAATERAMLRALQRLCAPPPALVLVDGVLPLRLWAGPQQTVVRGDSEHLEIAAASVLAKQARDALITRLAARYPTYGLERHAGYGTALHRAAVLEAGPTPLHRRSFLGKVLAA; encoded by the coding sequence ATGAACCACCGCAGCGATCCCCTGCCCCAGCGGATCGCCGGTGTGGATGAGGTCGGCCGCGGCTGCTGGTTTGGCCCAGTGTTTGCCGGAGCTGTGATCCTCCCGGATTCGGCGCGATCCGTGCTGGCCTCAGCGGGCCTCACCGATAGCAAGAAGCTCACTGCCCGCCGCCGCGCGCAGTTGGTGCCGCTCATTCAGCAGCAGGCCGAGAGCTGGGCTCTGGGGCAGGCCTCGGCCCGTGAGGTTGATCAGGTGGGCATTCGCGCGGCCACCGAGCGGGCCATGCTGCGGGCCCTGCAGCGCCTCTGCGCACCGCCGCCGGCGCTGGTGCTGGTGGATGGGGTGTTGCCCTTAAGGCTCTGGGCGGGCCCTCAGCAGACCGTGGTGCGCGGCGATAGCGAGCACCTGGAGATCGCTGCCGCCAGCGTGCTCGCCAAGCAAGCTCGCGATGCCTTGATCACCCGACTGGCGGCGCGCTATCCGACTTATGGCCTGGAGCGGCATGCAGGGTATGGCACCGCATTGCACCGTGCTGCCGTGCTGGAGGCCGGACCCACACCCCTGCACCGCCGTTCGTTTCTGGGCAAGGTGCTGGCTGCTTAG
- a CDS encoding methyltransferase domain-containing protein — translation MQILAVLTPLAGGLMLMVAVLAGLLLIGLLVWSWRDRAFTSTASVADAYDRWTDDQLLERLWGEHVHLGHYGSPPKRRDFRRAKEDFVHELVRWSGLDQLPPGSTVLDVGCGIGGSARILARDYGLNVLGISISPGQIKRATDLTPTGLSCRFAVMDALALELPDQSFDAVWSVEAGPHMPDKQRYADELLRVLKPGGLLAVADWNRRDPAVKPLNRLERWVMHQLLVQWAHPEFASIPGFRRNLEQSRWSSGAAGDQLQVETADWSRETLPSWIDSILEGARRPAAVLGLGPRAVLMGLRETPTLLLMHWGFDTGMMQFGVFRGRKPA, via the coding sequence ATGCAGATCCTTGCTGTGCTCACCCCCCTGGCGGGGGGTCTGATGTTGATGGTCGCCGTTCTGGCGGGCCTCTTGCTGATCGGGCTGTTGGTGTGGAGCTGGCGTGATCGCGCCTTCACCAGCACCGCCAGCGTGGCTGACGCCTACGACCGCTGGACCGACGATCAATTGCTCGAGCGGCTCTGGGGCGAGCATGTGCACCTGGGCCACTACGGCAGCCCACCGAAGCGCCGCGATTTCCGCCGCGCCAAGGAAGACTTCGTGCACGAGCTGGTGCGTTGGAGCGGCCTGGATCAGCTCCCCCCCGGCAGCACCGTGCTGGATGTGGGCTGCGGCATCGGCGGCAGCGCCCGCATCCTCGCCCGCGACTACGGCCTCAACGTGTTGGGCATCAGCATCAGCCCAGGACAGATCAAGCGCGCCACAGACCTCACGCCCACGGGCCTGAGCTGTCGGTTTGCGGTGATGGATGCCTTAGCGCTCGAGCTACCCGATCAGAGCTTTGATGCGGTGTGGAGCGTGGAAGCTGGGCCCCACATGCCCGACAAGCAGCGCTACGCCGATGAACTGCTGCGGGTGCTCAAGCCGGGTGGGCTGCTGGCTGTGGCCGATTGGAACCGCCGCGATCCCGCCGTGAAGCCCCTCAACCGGCTTGAGCGCTGGGTGATGCACCAATTGCTGGTGCAATGGGCGCATCCGGAATTTGCCAGCATCCCCGGGTTCCGCCGCAACCTCGAGCAGAGCCGTTGGTCGTCAGGTGCAGCCGGCGATCAGCTCCAGGTGGAGACAGCCGATTGGAGCCGCGAAACCCTGCCGTCCTGGATTGATTCCATCCTGGAGGGCGCGCGGCGTCCGGCTGCGGTGCTGGGGCTGGGGCCGCGGGCCGTGCTGATGGGCCTGCGCGAAACCCCCACGCTGCTGCTGATGCATTGGGGCTTCGACACCGGAATGATGCAATTCGGGGTCTTCCGGGGCCGCAAGCCGGCTTAA
- a CDS encoding LON peptidase substrate-binding domain-containing protein gives MTQLAVRELPLFPLPDVVLFPQEVLPLHIFEPRYRMMLRTVLHTDRRFGVVRWDPQEGRMADVGCCAEILQCQTQSDDRSNIVTLGQQRFRVLEVVREAPFKVGLVSWIEDEHPENHDRLSDLSSNVEQALKDVVELTGKLMGKPTSLPTDLPDLPRELSFWIGSHLGGPVADQQQTLLEITDTEERLRQEFELLDETRRQLAARTVLQDTFRDLQEPGDATDR, from the coding sequence GTGACGCAACTGGCCGTGCGCGAGCTGCCACTGTTCCCGTTGCCCGACGTGGTTCTGTTTCCGCAGGAAGTGCTGCCGCTGCACATCTTTGAGCCGCGCTACCGGATGATGCTGCGCACGGTGCTCCACACCGACCGGCGCTTCGGCGTGGTGCGTTGGGATCCCCAGGAAGGTCGCATGGCGGATGTGGGCTGCTGCGCTGAAATCCTGCAGTGCCAGACCCAATCCGACGACCGCAGCAACATCGTGACCCTCGGCCAACAACGCTTTCGCGTGCTCGAGGTGGTGCGCGAGGCGCCCTTCAAGGTGGGGCTGGTGAGCTGGATTGAAGATGAACATCCTGAGAACCACGACCGTCTGAGCGATCTCTCCAGCAACGTGGAGCAGGCCCTGAAAGATGTGGTGGAACTCACCGGCAAGCTGATGGGGAAACCCACCAGCCTGCCCACGGATCTGCCGGATCTACCGCGGGAGCTCTCCTTCTGGATCGGATCCCACCTGGGGGGGCCGGTGGCCGATCAGCAGCAGACCCTGCTGGAAATCACCGACACCGAAGAGCGCCTGCGGCAGGAGTTTGAACTGCTGGATGAAACCCGCCGCCAACTGGCGGCCCGCACCGTGCTGCAAGACACCTTCAGGGACCTGCAGGAACCCGGCGACGCCACCGATCGCTGA
- the pheA gene encoding prephenate dehydratase, with translation MRIAFLGPVGTYGEQAAIRLCALEGIEAPAFMPQVGIRAVVKAVAEGHCDAAVVPVENSVEGGVTACMDALWEHPELRVARALVLPIRHALLGSGPLEGVSEVLSHPQALAQCSQWLSDQLPAALQLPTSSTADAARMVAGSRFRAAIASLQAAQEHGLEVLAYPINDVAGNCTRFLLLRQGERTLQGPLASLAFSLHANRPGALLEALACFAHRDLNMTRIESRPSKREMGEYIFFVDLELPQGEAPLLQALAELKPLCEHLAVFGAYPMTQIDAGEPA, from the coding sequence ATGCGCATTGCATTTCTTGGTCCTGTCGGCACCTACGGCGAGCAGGCCGCGATCCGGCTCTGTGCGCTTGAGGGGATTGAGGCGCCTGCGTTCATGCCGCAGGTGGGCATCCGCGCCGTGGTGAAGGCGGTGGCGGAGGGCCACTGCGATGCAGCGGTGGTGCCGGTGGAAAACTCCGTGGAGGGTGGCGTGACCGCTTGCATGGATGCCCTCTGGGAGCATCCCGAGCTGCGGGTGGCCAGGGCTCTGGTGTTGCCGATCCGCCATGCCCTGCTCGGCAGCGGACCCTTGGAGGGGGTGAGCGAAGTGCTCTCCCATCCCCAGGCCCTGGCCCAGTGCAGTCAGTGGTTGAGCGATCAGTTGCCCGCCGCGTTGCAACTGCCCACCAGCTCCACCGCCGATGCTGCGCGGATGGTGGCCGGCAGCCGCTTCCGTGCCGCCATCGCATCGCTCCAGGCAGCCCAGGAGCACGGCCTGGAGGTGTTGGCCTATCCGATCAACGATGTGGCCGGCAACTGCACACGGTTTCTGTTGCTGCGCCAGGGCGAACGCACCCTGCAGGGCCCCCTGGCCAGCCTCGCCTTTTCCTTGCACGCCAATCGCCCCGGTGCGCTGCTTGAGGCCCTGGCTTGCTTTGCTCACCGCGATCTCAACATGACGCGGATCGAATCACGCCCCTCAAAACGGGAGATGGGTGAATACATCTTCTTTGTGGATCTGGAGCTGCCCCAGGGGGAGGCGCCCCTGCTCCAGGCCCTCGCTGAGCTGAAGCCACTCTGCGAACATCTGGCGGTCTTCGGGGCTTATCCGATGACGCAGATCGACGCTGGCGAGCCGGCTTAA
- a CDS encoding DUF1997 domain-containing protein produces MPLAFSASQALQLSVPHQADLLPDYLNDEERVIGALLDPEQLENLGNGHYRYTVTRLQVFQLQIQPVVELVARRSAKRIELEAIDCQLEGLGIVDDFQLTLESWLEVSGEGLNGEACLAVSVSQPSLLRLIPVKVLEATGRSLLAGILLGMKTRVQQQLLDDFNAWCLAPAGR; encoded by the coding sequence ATGCCTTTGGCCTTCAGCGCCAGCCAAGCCTTGCAGTTGTCGGTCCCGCACCAGGCCGACCTGCTGCCCGACTACCTCAATGACGAGGAGCGGGTGATCGGTGCCCTGCTGGATCCCGAGCAGCTGGAGAACCTCGGCAACGGCCACTACCGCTACACCGTGACCCGGCTGCAGGTGTTCCAACTGCAGATCCAACCGGTGGTGGAGCTGGTGGCCCGCCGCAGCGCCAAGCGCATCGAGCTAGAAGCCATCGATTGCCAGCTGGAGGGGCTTGGCATCGTCGACGACTTCCAGCTGACGCTGGAATCGTGGCTGGAGGTCAGCGGAGAGGGACTCAACGGCGAGGCCTGCCTCGCGGTGAGCGTGAGCCAGCCCAGCCTGTTGCGTCTGATCCCGGTGAAAGTGCTCGAAGCCACCGGCCGCTCCCTGCTGGCGGGGATCCTGCTCGGGATGAAAACCAGAGTGCAGCAGCAGCTGCTGGATGATTTCAACGCTTGGTGCCTGGCCCCTGCCGGCCGCTAA
- the tuf gene encoding elongation factor Tu, which translates to MAREKFERNKPHVNIGTIGHVDHGKTTLTAAITNVLAKKGQAKAQAYDQIDGAPEERERGITINTAHVEYETDGRHYAHVDCPGHADYVKNMITGAAQMDGAILVVAATDGPMAQTKEHILLAKQVGVPALVVALNKCDMVDDEEILELVELEVRELLSSYDFPGDDIPVVKVSGLKALEGDAEWEGKITELMEAVDSGIPEPEREVDKPFLMAVEDVFSITGRGTVATGRIERGVVKVGETVQIVGIKDTRETTVTGVEMFRKLLDEGMAGDNVGLLLRGIQKEDIERGMVLVKPNSIKPHTKFEGEVYVLKKEEGGRHTPFFAGYRPQFYIRTTDVTGQITAFTADDGSNVEMVMPGDRIKMTGELICPVAIEQGMRFAIREGGRTIGAGVVSKIIE; encoded by the coding sequence ATGGCTCGCGAGAAGTTCGAAAGGAATAAGCCCCACGTCAACATCGGCACCATCGGCCACGTTGACCACGGCAAGACCACCCTCACCGCCGCCATCACCAACGTGCTGGCCAAGAAGGGTCAGGCCAAGGCTCAGGCTTATGACCAGATCGACGGTGCTCCGGAAGAGCGTGAGCGCGGTATCACCATCAACACCGCTCACGTTGAGTACGAGACCGACGGTCGTCACTACGCCCACGTGGACTGCCCCGGCCACGCGGACTACGTGAAGAACATGATCACCGGTGCCGCTCAGATGGACGGCGCCATCCTCGTGGTGGCCGCCACCGACGGCCCCATGGCCCAGACCAAGGAGCACATCCTGCTCGCTAAGCAGGTGGGCGTGCCCGCTCTGGTGGTGGCACTGAACAAGTGCGACATGGTGGACGACGAGGAGATCCTCGAGCTGGTGGAACTGGAAGTGCGCGAGCTGCTCAGCAGCTACGACTTCCCCGGCGACGACATCCCCGTGGTGAAGGTGTCCGGCCTGAAGGCGCTGGAAGGCGACGCCGAGTGGGAAGGCAAGATCACCGAGCTGATGGAAGCCGTCGACAGCGGCATCCCCGAGCCCGAGCGCGAAGTCGACAAGCCCTTCCTGATGGCTGTTGAAGACGTGTTCTCCATTACCGGTCGTGGCACCGTGGCCACCGGCCGTATTGAGCGCGGTGTGGTGAAGGTTGGTGAAACCGTGCAGATCGTGGGTATCAAGGACACCCGCGAGACCACCGTCACCGGCGTGGAAATGTTCCGCAAGCTGCTCGACGAGGGCATGGCCGGCGACAACGTGGGTCTGCTGCTGCGCGGCATCCAGAAGGAAGACATCGAGCGCGGCATGGTGCTCGTGAAGCCCAACTCCATCAAGCCTCACACCAAGTTCGAAGGTGAGGTGTACGTGCTGAAGAAGGAAGAAGGCGGCCGCCACACCCCCTTCTTTGCTGGCTACCGCCCGCAGTTCTACATCCGTACCACCGACGTGACCGGTCAGATCACCGCGTTCACCGCCGACGACGGTTCCAACGTGGAAATGGTGATGCCCGGTGACCGCATCAAGATGACCGGCGAGCTGATCTGCCCCGTGGCCATCGAGCAAGGCATGCGCTTCGCCATCCGCGAAGGCGGCCGCACCATCGGTGCCGGCGTGGTCTCCAAGATCATCGAGTGA
- a CDS encoding AIR synthase, whose product MPKGHSLRLTAAAAAELGRQAAVAGTPGMMHLDLVDGSCERWVIRIRPGHLAGVAVARADGITLFAPGDQCERLGSLELDYRGDLSGGGFLVRAGRELRICACGAAFSPAEEPAGVGVQATK is encoded by the coding sequence ATGCCCAAGGGCCACAGCCTGCGCCTCACTGCTGCGGCAGCCGCCGAACTGGGGCGCCAGGCGGCCGTGGCAGGCACCCCCGGGATGATGCATCTCGATCTGGTGGACGGCAGCTGTGAGCGCTGGGTGATCCGGATCCGGCCTGGCCATCTGGCAGGGGTTGCCGTGGCCCGTGCCGATGGCATCACCCTCTTTGCCCCTGGCGATCAGTGCGAGCGCCTGGGCAGCCTCGAACTCGACTACCGCGGCGATCTCAGCGGCGGCGGTTTTCTGGTGCGGGCGGGCCGAGAGCTGCGCATTTGCGCCTGTGGCGCCGCCTTCAGCCCCGCAGAGGAGCCGGCAGGGGTGGGGGTGCAGGCGACAAAGTAA
- a CDS encoding Rne/Rng family ribonuclease yields MPQQIVIAEQLRIAAVLTDDRVDELVVAQGRYQIGDVYLGTVENVLPGIDAAFVNIGEGEKNGFIHVTDLGPLRLKKGTLGITELLEPRQKVLVQVMKEPTGTKGPRLTGNLTLPGRFLILQPHGQGVNISRRINAESERNRLRALGVLIKPPGAGLLIRTEAEGVSEELLIDDLEALLRQWEAIQTAAESATPPVLLNRDEDFIHRILRDHYSPDVARIVLDSADGVSRVNAFLGADQSQVQVEQHLDSGEILEAFKVNAAIRDALKPRVDLPSGGYVIIEPTEALTVIDVNSGSFTRSANARETVLWTNYEAATEIARQLKLRNIGGVVIIDFIDMESRRDQLQVLEHFTAALRPDSARPQIAQISELGLVELTRKRQGQNIYELFGRACPSCGGLGHVAVLPGKDSLQPLAAAPGLVRSAASARAEVSSPAGGESGSGRRRRGGRGGRGGSDAPELSSYDDSVPAGVSNDAATAAAEPSSRRPEPELVAVPMDPEQELVYGWLGLNPALLLDPVPAADNLVVRVVRPGEDAEAVLEEARQQLAAAGPRRRRRGRGGANGQGTGSAAAPTAVPMESLPVTVEITPLPVDTFPSYPSVAVLPDSGLELVAAAAEPEAVNGRRVRSRRRSEATATDAAAVAVLPVEEAAATSDAAPAEPNDDASEPRRRRRRSSAAE; encoded by the coding sequence ATGCCTCAGCAGATCGTCATCGCCGAGCAGCTGCGTATTGCCGCAGTGCTCACCGATGACCGGGTGGATGAACTGGTGGTGGCCCAGGGCCGCTACCAGATTGGCGATGTGTATCTCGGCACGGTGGAAAACGTGCTGCCGGGGATCGACGCCGCGTTTGTGAACATCGGCGAGGGCGAGAAGAACGGCTTCATCCACGTGACCGATCTGGGGCCGCTGCGCCTCAAGAAAGGCACCCTCGGCATCACCGAACTGCTGGAGCCGCGCCAGAAGGTGCTGGTGCAGGTGATGAAGGAGCCCACCGGCACCAAGGGCCCACGCCTCACGGGCAACCTCACCCTGCCGGGCCGCTTCTTGATCCTTCAGCCCCATGGCCAGGGCGTGAATATCTCGCGGCGGATCAATGCCGAAAGCGAACGCAATCGTCTGCGGGCTTTGGGTGTGCTGATCAAGCCGCCCGGTGCCGGCCTGCTGATCCGCACCGAGGCCGAAGGGGTGAGCGAAGAGCTGCTCATCGACGACCTCGAGGCGCTGCTGCGTCAGTGGGAAGCGATTCAGACCGCGGCGGAGAGTGCAACGCCGCCGGTGTTGCTCAACCGCGACGAAGACTTCATCCACCGCATCCTGCGCGATCACTACAGCCCCGACGTGGCGCGGATCGTGCTCGACAGCGCCGATGGTGTGAGCCGCGTGAATGCGTTCCTGGGTGCCGATCAAAGCCAGGTGCAGGTTGAGCAACATCTCGACTCCGGCGAGATCCTTGAGGCCTTCAAGGTGAACGCCGCCATCCGCGATGCCCTCAAGCCGCGGGTGGATCTCCCCTCCGGCGGCTACGTGATCATCGAGCCCACCGAGGCTCTCACGGTGATCGACGTGAACTCGGGGTCCTTCACCCGGTCGGCCAATGCTCGGGAAACCGTGCTCTGGACCAATTACGAGGCCGCCACGGAGATCGCCCGCCAGCTGAAGCTGCGCAATATCGGCGGTGTGGTGATCATCGACTTCATCGACATGGAGTCGCGGCGCGACCAGCTGCAGGTGCTGGAGCACTTCACCGCCGCCCTGCGGCCGGATTCAGCGCGTCCCCAGATCGCCCAGATCAGCGAGCTGGGTCTGGTGGAGCTCACCCGCAAGCGCCAGGGCCAGAATATTTACGAGCTCTTCGGCCGGGCCTGCCCCAGCTGCGGTGGTTTGGGCCATGTGGCCGTGCTGCCTGGAAAAGACAGCCTTCAGCCCCTGGCTGCTGCACCGGGATTGGTGCGCTCTGCGGCCTCGGCCCGCGCTGAGGTGTCCAGCCCCGCCGGCGGTGAATCCGGCAGTGGCCGCCGCCGCCGTGGTGGCCGCGGTGGCCGCGGCGGTAGCGATGCTCCAGAGCTCAGCAGCTACGACGACTCCGTCCCGGCGGGTGTCTCCAACGACGCCGCCACCGCTGCGGCTGAGCCGTCGTCTCGGCGCCCGGAGCCTGAGCTGGTGGCTGTGCCGATGGATCCCGAGCAGGAGCTCGTGTATGGCTGGTTGGGCCTCAATCCCGCCCTGTTGCTGGATCCCGTTCCCGCGGCCGACAACCTGGTGGTGCGGGTGGTGCGCCCGGGTGAAGACGCGGAGGCGGTGCTTGAGGAAGCCCGTCAGCAGTTGGCCGCTGCAGGTCCCCGCCGCCGCCGCCGTGGTCGCGGTGGCGCCAACGGTCAGGGGACTGGATCCGCTGCAGCCCCCACTGCAGTCCCCATGGAGAGCTTGCCTGTCACGGTGGAAATCACTCCGCTACCCGTGGACACCTTCCCCAGCTATCCCAGCGTTGCTGTGCTGCCGGACAGCGGCCTCGAGCTCGTGGCAGCCGCGGCAGAGCCGGAGGCCGTTAATGGTCGGCGCGTGCGCAGTCGGCGCCGCAGCGAGGCCACTGCAACTGATGCGGCGGCCGTTGCCGTGTTGCCTGTGGAGGAGGCTGCTGCGACCAGCGATGCGGCGCCAGCTGAACCCAACGACGACGCCTCAGAACCCCGCCGCCGCCGCCGCCGCTCCTCTGCGGCCGAATGA
- the fusA gene encoding elongation factor G, translating to MARAYPLERVRNIGIAAHIDAGKTTTTERILFYSGVVHKIGEVHDGAAVTDWMAQERERGITITAAAISTSWKEHRINIIDTPGHVDFTIEVERSMRVLDGVIAVFCAVGGVQPQSETVWRQADRYSVPRMVFVNKMDRTGADFLKVHGQIKDRLKAKAAPIQLPIGAEGELSGIVDLVKNRAFIYKDELGKDIEETEIPASMADEAAEWRAYLMEAVAETDEALIEKFLEEGELTEEELRKGIREGVLKHGLVPMLCGSAFKNKGVQLLLDAVVDYLPAPVDVPPIQGVLANGEEAVRPADDSAPFSALAFKVMADPFGKLTFVRIYSGVLQKGSYVLNSTKDKKERISRLIVLKADDREEVDELRAGDLGAVLGLKDTTTGDTLCVDSDPIVLESLYIPEPVISVAVEPKTKGDMEKLSKALQSLSEEDPTFRVRTDPETNQTVIAGMGELHLEILVDRMLREFKVEANIGAPQVSYRETIRASAKGEGKFARQTGGKGQYGHVVIEMEPGEPGSGFEFVNKIVGGVVPKEYIGPAEAGMKETCQSGVIAGFPMIDVKVTMIDGSYHDVDSSEMAFKIAGSMAFKDGVKKCSPVLLEPMMKVEVEVPEDFLGSVIGDLSSRRGQVEGQSIDDGQSKVQAKVPLAEMFGYATQLRSMTQGRGIFSMEFSHYEEVPRNVAEAIISKNQGN from the coding sequence GTGGCTCGCGCCTATCCCCTAGAACGCGTACGAAATATTGGTATTGCGGCACACATTGATGCCGGTAAGACCACCACAACTGAACGAATCCTCTTCTATTCAGGCGTGGTCCACAAGATCGGTGAGGTGCACGATGGCGCCGCCGTGACCGACTGGATGGCCCAGGAGCGCGAGCGGGGCATCACCATCACCGCGGCCGCCATTTCCACCAGCTGGAAAGAGCACCGGATCAACATCATTGATACGCCGGGCCACGTGGACTTCACCATCGAGGTGGAGCGCTCCATGCGTGTGCTCGACGGTGTGATCGCGGTGTTCTGCGCCGTGGGTGGTGTGCAACCCCAGTCGGAAACCGTCTGGCGCCAAGCGGATCGCTACAGCGTTCCCCGCATGGTGTTCGTCAACAAGATGGACCGCACCGGCGCCGACTTCCTCAAGGTGCACGGTCAGATCAAGGATCGCCTCAAGGCCAAGGCTGCTCCGATCCAGCTGCCCATCGGCGCCGAAGGCGAACTGAGCGGCATCGTCGACCTGGTGAAGAACCGCGCCTTCATCTACAAGGACGAGCTCGGCAAGGACATCGAGGAGACCGAGATCCCCGCTTCGATGGCTGATGAGGCCGCCGAATGGCGCGCCTACCTGATGGAAGCGGTTGCCGAAACCGATGAGGCGCTGATCGAGAAGTTCCTCGAAGAAGGCGAACTCACTGAAGAAGAACTGCGCAAGGGCATCCGCGAAGGCGTGCTGAAGCATGGCCTGGTGCCGATGCTGTGTGGTTCCGCCTTCAAGAACAAGGGCGTGCAGCTGCTGCTGGATGCCGTTGTGGATTACCTGCCCGCACCGGTCGACGTGCCCCCGATTCAGGGTGTGCTGGCCAACGGCGAAGAGGCTGTGCGTCCTGCAGACGACAGCGCTCCCTTCAGCGCCCTGGCGTTCAAGGTGATGGCCGATCCCTTCGGCAAGCTCACCTTCGTGCGCATCTACTCAGGTGTGCTGCAGAAGGGCAGCTATGTGCTCAACTCCACCAAGGACAAGAAAGAGCGCATCTCCCGACTGATCGTGCTCAAGGCCGACGACCGTGAGGAAGTGGATGAGCTGCGTGCGGGTGACCTCGGCGCCGTGCTCGGCCTGAAGGACACCACCACCGGCGACACCCTGTGCGTGGATTCCGATCCGATCGTTCTGGAATCGCTCTACATCCCCGAGCCTGTGATCTCGGTGGCCGTGGAGCCCAAGACCAAGGGCGACATGGAGAAGCTCTCCAAAGCCCTGCAATCCCTCTCCGAGGAAGACCCCACCTTCCGGGTTCGCACGGATCCGGAAACCAACCAGACCGTGATCGCCGGCATGGGCGAACTCCACCTGGAAATCCTCGTGGACCGCATGCTGCGCGAATTCAAGGTGGAGGCCAACATCGGTGCTCCTCAGGTGTCTTATCGCGAAACCATTCGCGCCAGCGCCAAGGGTGAGGGCAAGTTCGCCCGTCAGACCGGTGGCAAGGGCCAGTACGGCCACGTGGTGATCGAAATGGAGCCCGGCGAGCCGGGTTCAGGCTTCGAATTCGTCAACAAGATCGTTGGCGGTGTCGTGCCCAAGGAGTACATCGGACCGGCAGAAGCCGGCATGAAGGAAACCTGCCAGTCCGGCGTGATTGCAGGCTTCCCGATGATCGATGTGAAGGTCACCATGATCGACGGGTCTTACCATGATGTGGACTCGTCGGAGATGGCGTTCAAGATCGCCGGCTCCATGGCCTTCAAGGACGGCGTCAAGAAGTGCAGCCCTGTACTGCTTGAACCGATGATGAAGGTTGAGGTAGAGGTGCCTGAGGATTTCCTCGGGTCCGTCATCGGCGATCTCTCCTCCCGTCGCGGCCAGGTTGAAGGGCAGTCCATCGATGATGGTCAGTCCAAGGTCCAGGCCAAGGTGCCTCTGGCCGAGATGTTCGGCTACGCCACCCAGCTCCGATCCATGACCCAGGGTCGGGGTATCTTCTCGATGGAATTCAGCCACTACGAGGAAGTTCCTCGCAACGTGGCAGAAGCCATCATCTCCAAGAATCAGGGCAATTAA